A single region of the Brassica rapa cultivar Chiifu-401-42 chromosome A03, CAAS_Brap_v3.01, whole genome shotgun sequence genome encodes:
- the LOC103856363 gene encoding TVP38/TMEM64 family membrane protein slr0305 isoform X1: MALTWVSALRISVLLILVAAIVLAFYFLPVEQLLRDFLLWVEQDLGPWGPLALAVAYIPLTVLAVPASVLTIGGGYLFGLPIGFVADSVGATLGSGAAFLLGRTIGKPFVVAKLKDYPQFQSVALAIEKSGFKICLLLRLAPLLPFSMLNYLLSVTPITLGPYLLSSWLGMMPITLALVYVGTTLKDLSDVTHKWSELSFGHWASLILSLVVSVMLMVCVTKVAQNALRKALAEHGGDMNGAVAASPELNDVANVPADLNEPLLIKIDSQSHQDHENQRVMKEAAG; this comes from the exons ATGGCGTTGACGTGGGTATCTGCTCTCCGGATTTCAGTTCTGTTGATCCTTGTAGCTGCGATCGTCTTAGCTTTCTATTTCCTCCCCGTCGAGCAG CTTCTGAGGGATTTTTTATTATGGGTTGAACAAGATCTAGGGCCTTGGGGACCTCTTGCCCT AGCTGTTGCCTACATTCCTCTTACAGTTCTGGCTGTTCCTGCCTCTGTTCTTACG ATCGGTGGTGGCTACCTCTTTGGGCTGCCAATTGGTTTTGTGGCGGACTCGGTCGGGGCTACGCTTGGCTCTGGAGCAGCCTTTCTTCTAGGCCGTACG ATTGGAAAACCTTTTGTAGTTGCAAAACTCAAGGACTATCCTCAGTTTCAATCAGTGGCTCTCGCTATTGAGAAATCCGGTTTCAAG ATATGCTTGTTGCTCCGGCTTGCTCCTCTTCTCCCCTTCAGCATGTTGAACTACCTCTTATCTGTAACTCCAATTACGCTGGGGCCATACTTACTTTCTTCTTGGTTAGGGATGATG CCAATAACGCTTGCGTTAGTGTACGTTGGAACTACTCTAAAAGACCTTTCTGATGTGACTCACAAGTGGAGCGAGTTATCTTTCGGTCACTGG GCATCCTTGATTCTGAGCCTTGTAGTATCCG TGATGTTAATGGTGTGTGTTACTAAGGTGGCGCAGAACGCTCTAAGAAAAGCTTTAGCAGAGCACGGAGGGGACATGAACGGAGCGGTTGCAGCCTCACCTGAGCTGAACGATGTGGCTAATGTTCCGGCTGATTTAAATGAGCCGCTCTTGATAAAGATAGACTCTCAATCACATCAGGACCATGAAAATCAGAGAGTCATGAAAGAAGCTGCTGGTTAG
- the LOC103856363 gene encoding TVP38/TMEM64 family membrane protein slr0305 isoform X2 — MCRAVAYIPLTVLAVPASVLTIGGGYLFGLPIGFVADSVGATLGSGAAFLLGRTIGKPFVVAKLKDYPQFQSVALAIEKSGFKICLLLRLAPLLPFSMLNYLLSVTPITLGPYLLSSWLGMMPITLALVYVGTTLKDLSDVTHKWSELSFGHWASLILSLVVSVMLMVCVTKVAQNALRKALAEHGGDMNGAVAASPELNDVANVPADLNEPLLIKIDSQSHQDHENQRVMKEAAG; from the exons ATGTGTAGAGCTGTTGCCTACATTCCTCTTACAGTTCTGGCTGTTCCTGCCTCTGTTCTTACG ATCGGTGGTGGCTACCTCTTTGGGCTGCCAATTGGTTTTGTGGCGGACTCGGTCGGGGCTACGCTTGGCTCTGGAGCAGCCTTTCTTCTAGGCCGTACG ATTGGAAAACCTTTTGTAGTTGCAAAACTCAAGGACTATCCTCAGTTTCAATCAGTGGCTCTCGCTATTGAGAAATCCGGTTTCAAG ATATGCTTGTTGCTCCGGCTTGCTCCTCTTCTCCCCTTCAGCATGTTGAACTACCTCTTATCTGTAACTCCAATTACGCTGGGGCCATACTTACTTTCTTCTTGGTTAGGGATGATG CCAATAACGCTTGCGTTAGTGTACGTTGGAACTACTCTAAAAGACCTTTCTGATGTGACTCACAAGTGGAGCGAGTTATCTTTCGGTCACTGG GCATCCTTGATTCTGAGCCTTGTAGTATCCG TGATGTTAATGGTGTGTGTTACTAAGGTGGCGCAGAACGCTCTAAGAAAAGCTTTAGCAGAGCACGGAGGGGACATGAACGGAGCGGTTGCAGCCTCACCTGAGCTGAACGATGTGGCTAATGTTCCGGCTGATTTAAATGAGCCGCTCTTGATAAAGATAGACTCTCAATCACATCAGGACCATGAAAATCAGAGAGTCATGAAAGAAGCTGCTGGTTAG
- the LOC103856365 gene encoding F-box protein At1g11270 produces MDSDAGAVYKRRSGSGPSVRINQTMLRRHGWSSTSVVESLPDEIMELILSRLAVKCLLRFKCVSKKWKSTIESLRFKEAQLRQSQQSGDPDILYVTEHNDDDDDDEVRIIPVLGSSSMIRTVKFPSIPNTNVCYGSCDGLICLFSHHSPNMVANPATGWHQCFPLSRVQQLLSNMCITESACDTPNPQLGFGKDKFTGTYKPVWLCNSAEFGRRLDNTTTTTTCEVFDFNTNAWRYLVPASPYRILDDHKPVYFDGSLYWLTECAKVLSFDLHTETFQVICQAPFSHIPEPQQVDMCILDNSLCLSQRNWPTQVIWSLLLHTNNTSWKEICTIDLTKTFSLPEELPCFPLPVALPVALLEKKTKLLFGPALMQPMVIHDLHTKSYHKVLSPVGLFGYPVCHFDSLFSLSPN; encoded by the coding sequence ATGGACTCGGATGCTGGTGCAGTGTATAAAAGAAGAAGCGGGTCTGGACCATCTGTTAGGATCAATCAGACAATGCTGAGAAGACATGGCTGGTCATCGACAAGTGTGGTGGAATCGCTACCAGACGAAATTATGGAGCTCATCCTGTCGAGACTTGCTGTGAAGTGTCTGCTGAGGTTTAAATGTGTATCAAAGAAGTGGAAATCCACAATCGAGTCCCTCCGTTTTAAAGAGGCACAGTTGAGGCAATCGCAGCAATCGGGAGATCCAGATATTCTTTATGTGACCGAgcataatgatgatgatgatgatgatgaagtgaGAATCATCCCTGTCTTGGGGTCGTCGTCAATGATTCGTACGGTCAAGTTCCCATCTATTCCCAACACCAATGTTTGCTATGGTAGCTGTGATGGTCTTATATGCCTCTTTTCTCACCACTCACCAAACATGGTGGCGAATCCGGCGACCGGATGGCACCAATGTTTTCCTCTTTCTAGAGTCCAACAGCTCCTCTCCAACATGTGTATAACCGAATCAGCCTGCGATACCCCAAACCCTCAACTTGGATTCGGCAAAGACAAATTCACAGGCACCTACAAGCCCGTCTGGTTATGTAATTCAGCTGAATTTGGCCGCCGCCTAGACAacactactactactactacttgtGAGGTTTTCGACTTTAACACTAATGCTTGGAGATACCTTGTCCCTGCTTCTCCGTATCGGATTTTGGATGACCATAAGCCTGTGTATTTTGATGGCTCACTTTATTGGTTAACCGAGTGTGCCAAGGTCTTGTCTTTTGATCTTCACACTGAAACTTTTCAAGTCATCTGTCAAGCtcccttttcccatatacctgAACCTCAGCAAGTCGATATGTGCATCCTCGACAACAGCTTGTGCCTATCCCAAAGAAACTGGCCCACCCAAGTGATATGGTCCTTGTTGTTACACACCAACAATACCTCGTGGAAGGAAATCTGTACAATAGATCTCACCAAAACCTTTTCTTTGCCTGAGGAGCTTCCTTGTTTTCCATTACCAGTTGCATTGCCAGTAGCGCTTCTGGAGAAGAAGACCAAGTTACTCTTTGGTCCTGCACTTATGCAACCAATGGTGATACATGATCTCCATACCAAATCTTATCATAAAGTTTTATCACCCGTGGGCCTCTTTGGGTATCCCGTTTGTCATTTCGATTCTTTATTCTCCCTTTCACCCAACTAA